The Mesoterricola silvestris sequence CAGGTCCACCAGGGCCGACCCTTCGGCCAGGTTGCAGGCGATCTCGAGGCTGTCGGCGAGGCGGGAGCTGATGCCCTCGGCGTTCTTGAGGCGGTCGATGACCACCTCGATGGTGTGCTTCTTCTGCTTGTCCAGGTCGGGGACGCCGTCGGTGAGGTCCAGCATCTCCCCGTTGACCCGGGCCCGGATGTAGCCGCGCTTCATGAAGTCGGCCAGCAGCTTCTTGTACTCGCCCTTGCGGGCCCGCACCACCGGGGCCAGCACCTGGATCTTCATGCCCTGGGGCTGGGCCAGGATCTGGTCCGCCATTTCCTGGATGGTCTGGCTGGCGATGGGCCGGCCGCAGGCCATGCACTGGGGCAGCCCCACCCGCGCGAAGAGGAGCCGCAGGTAGTCGTAGATCTCCGTCACCGTGGCGACCGTGGACCGCGGATTGCGGCTGGTGGTCTTCTGCTCGATGGAGATGGCCGGGGAGAGGCCCTCGATGCTGTCCACGTCGGGCTTTTCCATCTGGTCCAGGAACTGGCGGGCGTAGGCGGAAAGGCTCTCCACGTACCGCCGCTGCCCTTCGGCGTAGAGGGTGTCGAAGGCGAGGCTGGACTTGCCGCTGCCGGACAGCCCCGTGATGACGACCAGCTTGTTCCGGGGAAGGACCAGGTCCACGTTCTTGAGATTGTGTTCCCTGGCGCCCTTGATGGTGATGCTGTCCATCCGTACCTCGTTCCGCGATTTTACGCCAAAATTTCGCATCCGGGAACGGCGTGCGGAATTTTTCTTCTCTATGATGGTCACATGCACGCCCTGGAACTCAGCATCCTCCTGCACCGCGCCCTGGAGGCGCGGGTGGAGCACCTCGCCGGGCTCCTGGCGGACCCCGCGTGGCCCTCGGACCCGGAGCGCCTCCACCAGGTGCGGGTCGGCTCCCGGCGGGTGCGGGCCGTGCTGGACCTGGTGCGCCCGGAGCTGTACCCGGGCTTCCGGCGCCAGGGCCGCAAGCTGCGCGCCCTCACCCGGGCCCTGGGGCTGACCCGCGAGCTGGACGTGCACAGCGCCTGGCTGGAGCGCCTCGCGGTGCCGGGCCTTGCCACGGGGTCGGCCCGGGAGCATGCCCTGGAGGTCCTGGACGCGCGGAGGGCCCGGGCCCGGCGCGCCATGGCCCGGAACCTGGAGGGCAACCCCTGCCGGCACCTCTCCGACCTCCTGGAGGTGCCCAGCCTTCCCGACCCCTTCGTTCCCGGAAACCTTGCGCAGGAGGTGTGGGACGCCCTCGACCCCATGCTTGAGGCGGCGTTCTCGCCCCTGCCGGGCCTCCTGGGCAGGGAGGACCCGCCGGCCCTCCACGCCGCGCGGATCCGGGCCAAGCGCCTGCGCTACACCCTGGAGATCCTGGCCGCGGCCTTCCCCGCGCCCCCCGTGGAGGGCCTCCGGCAGCTCCGGGAGCTCCAGACGGCCCTGGGGGAGCACCACGACCTCGCGATGCTGGAGGGCTTCCTCCAGGAGCTCCAGGAGGGCCTGGCGGCCCGGGCCCGGGCGAAACTCGCCTCCGGGACGCTGGAGCTTCTCGCCTACGCGGGAGAGGCCCGGCTGGGGGCCTTCGAGCGGTTCCGCGCCGCCGCCGCGGCCATGCCGGAGGAAGCGTTCCGGGCCTCCCTGCGGGAAGGCCTGGGCCTGCCGGGGGAGGGGAAACCATGAAGTACGTCCCCCTGGGCTGGTTCCGCAGCCTCCACGCCAAGCTCTTCATCGTCACGGCCCTGGTGACCAGCCTGCTCACCATCGCCGTGGCCTACTCCATCACCCGCAACAGCCGCCGGGAGATCCTCAACTACACCCGGAACCTGGCCTGGGAGACCTCGTCCGTGGTGGAGACGGAGATCCTCCAGCGGTGGGACAAGGACTTCCGGGATTTCAAGAACCAGCGCGGCATCGAGGAGCTCCTGGAGGGCCTTGCGGGGCCGGACCGGAGCATCTTCCAGATCGACGTCTTCAGGCGCGAGGGCACCGACGAGGTGTCCCTGGTGACCTCCTCCGCGGACGACGCGGCGGTGACCTACGGCAGGGAGATCGGCAGCTACATGAGGGGCGCGCCCCAGGCGGAACTGGTGGACCTCAACACCGGGAACCGGGCCTGGAAGTTCTACCTGCCCATCAAGAACCCCAAGAAGGGCCAGCCCCCCCTGGGCCTCATCCGCACCTACTGCGACCTGGAGCACTGGGAGACGGTGTGGGACCACAACCTCCGGAACACCTACGTGAGGCTTC is a genomic window containing:
- a CDS encoding CHAD domain-containing protein, producing MHALELSILLHRALEARVEHLAGLLADPAWPSDPERLHQVRVGSRRVRAVLDLVRPELYPGFRRQGRKLRALTRALGLTRELDVHSAWLERLAVPGLATGSAREHALEVLDARRARARRAMARNLEGNPCRHLSDLLEVPSLPDPFVPGNLAQEVWDALDPMLEAAFSPLPGLLGREDPPALHAARIRAKRLRYTLEILAAAFPAPPVEGLRQLRELQTALGEHHDLAMLEGFLQELQEGLAARARAKLASGTLELLAYAGEARLGAFERFRAAAAAMPEEAFRASLREGLGLPGEGKP